The Elaeis guineensis isolate ETL-2024a chromosome 14, EG11, whole genome shotgun sequence genome has a segment encoding these proteins:
- the LOC105056903 gene encoding uncharacterized protein: MSGGFFRGTSADQDTRFSNKQAKLLKTQKFAPELDHLVDMTKVKMDVIRPWIATRATELLGFEDEVIINFVYGLLDVKEVDGKQIQIQLTGFMEKNTGKFMKELWGLLLSAQNNASGVPQQFLDAKKEETDRRKAETDRIAQEIQKRKEKERRELEQEKQRRMDGVAEKSRSANADSASVSKQSPPRASSVYPEKDTEAEMGHHSKSKSWPSLSPCSHDHSPSHRQTPSPSRSCSKSFSKSGSYSKEGCKSRSMSVSSQSQRSNSPKRQYRSPPRWSISSERRYRSPPRRSVSPSREHSPRYNRSPLRRRLPRTRQRSVSLSRNRSSSPVRQRSPYAQKRSPSYVRRGSPSSRHRSPVQVRRRSPSPLHHRSSIRRSSLSPVRCRSPSPLRRRSPPPRSPKHRRRSPMRLPRSHVVGYQASRWQRKRSRSPCRSQSPSYPTHRSSSRGINNHINGINSKHYHGGYTSQRSHEKRSPLHPALKRMVAEHPDSVHKVSESLRFPISSKSAQHDSGNQNNIHDRKCGAASDDSPSQSESPSHLRRMDPRGNRSRSHSESPVKQTRRRIPHCHNPETSREKDQPSHAREDAYHRVDSSCKKSRDSPANVWQKDFPTKGFGPEEYFSERLADDCSPVSRGRAAILENRKKEHEKKSEEDLPKRHKQLVSQSLEEIEYGLGRIVDKSYAPDNAYDREQSTKEHARDASSSEERVSDEQAVKSTYGDGYAVKAEKQSRAKSNEYRESHYEIASVKKSGKEVDQSNRLDIHDSGSEETDMQRYREMEKRRRKKSSKYKRNLDDSSESDSQIDDMEAKRRRKDEKKQRKEERRLRREERHWRKLEHRVGKLKVKSVDTVTPPSDLEKNHNDADESDGDAAIRKGSHLSDTEETESERKQLEIELREKALESLRAKKSINH, encoded by the exons ATGTCGGGCGGATTCTTCCGG GGGACTTCGGCGGATCAGGATACTCGCTTCTCCAACAAGCAAGCGAAGCTTTTGAAGACACAAAAATTCGCACCGGAGCTCGATCATTTG GTGGATATGACGAAGGTAAAGATGGATGTGATCAGGCCATGGATCGCAACCAGGGCGACAGAGCTCCTTGGGTTCGAGGATGAAGTCATCATTAACTTTGTATATGGACTTCTGGATGTCAAG GAGGTGGACGGGAAACAGATCCAGATCCAGCTTACCGGGTTCATGGAGAAAAATACGGGGAAGTTCATGAAGGAGCTTTGGGGTCTACTGCTTAGTGCTCAGAATAATGCCAGTGGGGTTCCTCAGCAGTTCTTGGATgcgaagaaagaggaaacagataGGAGAAAG GCGGAGACTGATAGAATTGCTCAGGAGATtcagaagagaaaagagaaagagagaagagagctaGAGCAAGAGAAACAGAGGAGGATG GATGGGGTAGCTGAAAAGTCAAGGTCTGCTAATGCTGATTCTGCTTCAGTTTCAAAGCAATCACCACCAAGGGCTTCTAGTGTTTATCCTGAGAAAGATACAGAAGCGGAGATGGGGCATCATTCAAAATCAAAAAGCTG GCCCTCTTTGTCTCCATGTTCGCATGATCATTCGCCATCTCATCG GCAGACACCTTCCCCAAGTAGGTCATGCAGCAAATCGTTTTCAAAATCTGGGAGCTACTCAAA GGAAGGTTGCAAATCAAGAAGTATGTCTGTTTCATCTCAGTCACAAAGGTCAAATTCTCCTAAGAGGCAGTATCGCTCACCACCCAGATGGTCTATATCTTCTGAGAGGCGATACAGATCTCCACCTCGACGTTCCGTTTCTCCAAGCCGTGAGCATTCACCACGATACAATCGATCACCTTTAAGACGAAGATTGCCTCGTACTAGGCAAAGATCGGTTTCCTTATCCAGGAATCGATCTTCCTCTCCTGTCCGGCAGAGATCTCCTTATGCACAAAAAAGATCTCCATCATATGTGCGGCGTGGGTCTCCTTCCTCTCGTCACAGGTCTCCAGTTCAAGTCCGCAGGAGATCACCTTCTCCCTTACATCACAGGTCTTCTATCCGACGCAGCTCTTTGTCACCAGTCCGGTGCAGGTCCCCATCTCCTTTAAGGAGGAGATCACCTCCACCTAGGTCTCCAAAGCACCGAAGGAGGTCACCTATGCGTTTGCCTAGAAGTCATGTTGTGGGTTATCAAGCATCTCGTTGGCAAAGAAAGAG GAGCCGCAGTCCATGTAGGAGCCAGAGTCCATCATATCCAACTCATAGGAGTTCGAGTAGGGGGATTAATAACCATATTAATGGAATCAACTCCAAACATTATCATGGTGGATACACATCTCAAAG GTCTCATGAAAAGAGGTCACCTCTTCATCCCGCCTTGAAGAGGATGGTGGCGGAACACCCTGACTCAGTACATAAGGTTTCAGAATCACTGCGATTTCCAATTTCTTCAAAGTCTGCCCAGCATGATTCAGGGAATCAAAACAACATTCATGATAGGAAGTGTGGTGCAGCATCAGACGATTCTCCAAGCCAATCAGAGTCACCATCCCATTTGCGAAGGATGGATCCAAGAGGAAATAG ATCCCGTAGCCATTCTGAGAGTCCTGTTAAACAAACTAGAAGACGTATACCTCATTGTCACAATCCTGAAACAAGTAGAGAAAAAGATCAACCGAGTCATGCCAG GGAGGATGCTTATCATAGGGTTGATTCCTCATGCAAGAAAAGTAGAGATTCACCTGCTAATGTATGGCAAAAGGACTTCCCTACTAAGGGCTTCGGTCCAGAAGAGTATTTTTCTGAAAGATTGGCAGATGACTGCTCTCCGGTTTCCCGAGGTCGAGCTGCTATCTTGGAAAACAGAAAGAAAGAACATGAGAAAAAAAG TgaagaagatcttcctaaaagaCATAAACAACTAGTGTCACAATCACTGGAGGAAATAGAGTACGGTCTTGGAAGAATAGTGGACAAAAGCTATGCTCCAGATAATGCTTATGATAGAGAGCAATCCACTAAGGAGCATGCAAGAGATGCATCCTCTTCAGAGGAAAGGGTATCCGATGAGCAGGCAGTGAAGAGCACTTATGGAGATGGTTATGCAGTTAAAGCTGAGAAGCAATCACGTGCAAAAAGCAATGAATATAGAGAATCACATTATGAAATAGCATCTGTTAAGAAGTCCGGAAAAGAGGTGGACCAAAGCAACCGTTTGGATATCCATGATTCGGGCTCTGAAGAAACTGATATGCAGAGATATCGGGAGATGGAAAAGCGAAGGCGCAAAAAGTCTTCTAAGTATAAAAGAAATTTGGATGACAGTTCTGAATCCGATTCTCAGATAGATGACATGGAGGCAAAGAGGAGGAGGAAAGATGAGAAAAAGCAACGCAAGGAGGAGAGACGTCTCAGGCGTGAAGAGAGGCATTGGAGAAAATTGGAACATCGTGTAGGCAAACTTAAAGTGAAATCTGTAGATACTGTTACTCCCCCATCAGATTTGGAGAAAAATCATAATGATGCTGATGAATCTGATGGTGATGCTGCCATAAGAAAAGGTTCTCATCTAAGTGACACAGAAGAAACAGAGTCAGAGCGGAAGCAGCTTGAGATTGAGCTGCGAGAGAAGGCCCTCGAATCTCTCAGAGCAAAGAAGTCCATCAATCATTGA